Below is a window of Synechococcus sp. RSCCF101 DNA.
CTCTCGGCGTAATGGTGGATGAGATCGTCCTCCAGCCGGATGTTGCCCTCCAGCAGGCCGAGCAGATCGGCGGCAACACTCACGGGGCGCAGCTGGGAGGCGGCGGGGGCGGCACCGAGCTGCAACATGCGCTGCACGATCGACTCGGCGTGCTGCATTTCCTCCACCGTCTCCTTGCGGAAGCGTTCGGCGGACTCGCTGTCGCCCCAGAGGTCCAGCAGGCTGGCCTGGGTCATGTACTGCTGCACCGCGGTCAGCTCCAGGCTGAGGGCGCGTCCGAGCAGGCCGAGAACGCGCGGGTGGACAGAGGGGGTCACGGTCATGGGCGGATCGGCGCTCAGTAGCGGGTCGCGTGGGTGGGCACCAGAGCCGATTCGACCTCGGCGTGCGGTCTGGCGATGATGTGAGCGGCGACGAGACCGTCACCCACCCGCTCGCAGGCATCGGCGCCCGCGCGGACAGCCGCATTCACGGCCCCCGTCTCGCCGCGGACCATCACGGTGACGTAGCCACCACCGACGAACTCGCGCACGATCAGGCGCACCTCGGCGGCCTTGGTCATGGCGTCGGCGGCCTCGATGGCGGGAACCAGGCCGCGGGTCTCGATCATGCCCAGGGCGATGCCGTATGGGCGGGGCTCCGGAGCCGGGCCGGCCGCCGCTCCGCCGCTGGATCGGGGCGGGGTGCCGCGGGCGGCACTGCCGCCGCGCCTGGCGGGTGTGGAGCGGGCGGGCGGAGCGCTGCGGCGGGTGGTGGTCCGGGCCGGGCTGGCCGCGCGGCTGGTGGTGCTGCGGCCGGTGGCCGCCGGCGTTGCCGCTGCCGGGAGGGCCGCCGGAGCCGGTGCGGGTGCGGCGCTCTTGGGATCGGGGCTGGCGGGGGTGCTTGCGGTGGCCATGGGTCGGTGAAGGGTGGTGGGGAGCGGAGCGTGAGGCCGGGGCGGCGCCTGCGGCGGCCTGGCCCTGGGCCTCATCCGTCCGGACACCAGTGGTCGATGATCCCGCCGATGGTCAGATCGGTGATGGTGGCCGGGTCCGGGCAGGCGAAGCGAGCCGCCGAGCCACTGGCGGTGAAGACCCAGTTGCCGGGGCGGGCGCCCACCGGATCCACCGCCACCATCTGCTTGCCCTTGTTGTTGCGCAGCAGGCGCAGATGCATGTGGCCGATGCCGGCCACGCGCTCGGTGCACACCAGGGAACCGGTCACCTGCATGATCTCCATCAGCGTCGCGCGCCTCCGCTGGACGGTGTCCCTGTGGCCGGTGCACCTGTGGCCGGGGAGCCGGCTGCCGGTGCTCCGGAGCTCGGGCTGCCGGTCGAGCCGCTGGGGGCCTTGGGTGGGTCGGGTTCCCAGTGGTCGATGATCCCCACGATCGTCAGGTCGCTGGGATACGACTTGCTGCCGGCCGCTTCGCGGGCCGCCGAGCTGCTGACACAGATCACCCAGTCGCCGGGCTTGGCCCCCACGGCATCCACCGCCACCTTCTTGGTGCTGCCATCCAGCACCACCTGGAGGTGCTTGTGCTCGAAATCGGGAATCCGATTCGTCGCCACCAGGGGTTTCACCACCTTGCAGATCAGCATCGTTCAGTGAGCGGCCTCGGGCGCGAGCGGGATGGACATGGCGATGGTTTCCGCCGGTTCGCCCCGATCCCGGTCGCGGAT
It encodes the following:
- a CDS encoding carboxysome peptide B; the encoded protein is MEIMQVTGSLVCTERVAGIGHMHLRLLRNNKGKQMVAVDPVGARPGNWVFTASGSAARFACPDPATITDLTIGGIIDHWCPDG
- a CDS encoding ferritin-like domain-containing protein; translation: MTVTPSVHPRVLGLLGRALSLELTAVQQYMTQASLLDLWGDSESAERFRKETVEEMQHAESIVQRMLQLGAAPAASQLRPVSVAADLLGLLEGNIRLEDDLIHHYAESHRHCTLIGDGENAAFFETLLNEERAHGRDLEEWLKALGGSVGRGRGYAAYQRARF
- a CDS encoding carboxysome peptide A — protein: MLICKVVKPLVATNRIPDFEHKHLQVVLDGSTKKVAVDAVGAKPGDWVICVSSSAAREAAGSKSYPSDLTIVGIIDHWEPDPPKAPSGSTGSPSSGAPAAGSPATGAPATGTPSSGGARR
- a CDS encoding BMC domain-containing protein produces the protein MATASTPASPDPKSAAPAPAPAALPAAATPAATGRSTTSRAASPARTTTRRSAPPARSTPARRGGSAARGTPPRSSGGAAAGPAPEPRPYGIALGMIETRGLVPAIEAADAMTKAAEVRLIVREFVGGGYVTVMVRGETGAVNAAVRAGADACERVGDGLVAAHIIARPHAEVESALVPTHATRY